One Phalacrocorax aristotelis chromosome 10, bGulAri2.1, whole genome shotgun sequence genomic region harbors:
- the LOC142062812 gene encoding uncharacterized protein LOC142062812 isoform X2, which translates to MKTPAFIMRGIWLIELMVLVYIWFPKVAAQDRMKNPRDQKTEHTLLINEVNADSPGEDTSEFVELYHTSGQTARLDGYYLVFYNGNGNRAYKVLNLQGKVTNSQGLFLIGSSSVNPAIVIPKNTIQNGPDAIALYYGKGKYKEGMSVTSYGLVDALVHKTKKTDRADTLVRVLTPGRDAFLEDSTFRTMDESIERCHGADSQWIFQVAMPTPGTDNHCLLTSQLNASAVLISEVLAASSSEESEFIELQGPHSTMLRDIVLVLIDGRTKDIYFTMDVYGKTSLDGLLLIGPAESKTPVDLPFPENTTRPVLRGGPNAVALYRGNSSSFVPGKALPVTSLLDAFVYTSNEEPNPELLETLTPGRPAFKENRHQLGRVSMSQCNCCSVTRDSLSYILSRPTPGKFNDCPSKRFSQTLSFCLHTADCQEWLLKSQEILMTLVQALDGSCSCGISAAYFKEPKAACQDLGLVFTTLLTAKSEDQMSSLLLAFKTFLETPRLVSFDRRNITAESSCFKDVNVPDLPPGVPSEIPEGTQEPCVQVAKLLINEVNPDNPGGGENAEYIELFYTGQTRFDLQGYWLVLYNGKNSRAYQVLDLSGHHTDDLGYFLVGSSAVRPAPMIRLPPNTIQNGVDAVALYYSNTSIYSVSMAVTAEGLVDAVVYTSRMQEKADQLVKVLVPGQSILYENDSHSTEDESLSRCHSLSAKLQSSFQVTTVTPLGENFCSSSSALVPPAVRISELCLAGGTNPYRFVELEGKPGTSLGGLSLVFFSGKEGKAQASISLKGTIGATGLFVFVLDGGHGHDRTNLTFKDISAASEGSSAIAVYSTSLIPCGTKATSENLVDALVYTCEPSTAGGHLDFLGPSYAVPCKDDRPVSLSRCTCSNASTELQFAISDPTPGLQNSCPQDAFAVDLHLCFLTPNCSMWTLHHRRMLESLGRVLVSSLEGKCSCGISEFYLQELNLTCVGSLVKVWGQVWARQPEQQQSIETWHQDFLASPHPFSVDGRVLKTSPNCVAPKNAPSVSHSNASFQGWKIALLVVGFVLLAFLLVGLAFYFIKRHPQNYTNIEMNDRGEIAADF; encoded by the exons ATGAAAACCCCAGCCTTCATCATGAGAGGTATCTGGCTGATTGAGTTGATGGTACTTGTGTACATCTGGTTTCCCAAGGTTGCTGCTCAGGATCGCATGAAAAACCCCAGGGACCAGAAAACAGAGCATACCCTCTTGATTAATGAAGTCAATGCTGACAGCCCAGGAGAGGACACTTCTGAGTTTGTGGAGCTCTATCACACCAGTGGTCAAACAGCCCGCTTGGATGGCTACTATCTGGTCTTCTACAATGGCAATGGAAACCGAGCCTACAAAGTTTTGAACCTCCAGGGCAAAGTTACTAACAGCCAAGGTCTCTTTCTCATTGGCTCCTCTTCTGTGAAccctgctatagtaattcctaAGAACACTATCCAGAATGGTCCTGACGCGATTGCTCTCTACTATGGAAAAGGGAAGTACAAAGAGGGCATGAGTGTCACAAGTTATGGACTAGTAGATGCCTTGGTCCATAAGACTAAGAAAACAGACAGAGCAGATACACTGGTCAGGGTACTGACCCCTGGCAGAGATGCTTTCCTGGAGGACTCCACCTTCAGGACCATGGATGAGTCAATAGAAAGGTGCCATGGGGCAGATTCTCAGTGGATCTTCCAAGTGGCCATGCCCACCCCAGGCACAGACAACCACTGCCTTCTAACTTCTCAGCTGAACGCATCTGCTGTCCTGATCAGTGAGGTCCTTGCTGCCTCTTCTTCTGAAGAGTCCGAGTTCATAGAGCTTCAGGGTCCCCACTCCACCATGCTGAGGGACATTGTTCTGGTGCTGATCGATGGTCGGACCAAAGACATTTATTTCACCATGGACGTTTATGGCAAAACCTCACTGGATGGGCTACTTCTGATCGgtccagcagaaagcaaaaccccaG TGGATCTGCCGTTCCCAGAGAACACCACCCGTCCTGTTCTCAGAGGTGGCCCCAATGCCGTTGCCCTCTACAGGggcaacagcagcagttttgtCCCGGGGAAGGCGCTGCCGGTGACTAGCCTATTGGATGCCTTCGTGTACACAAGCAACGAGGAACCAAACCCTGAGCTGCTGGAGACCCTGACCCCTGGCAGACCTGCCTTCAAGGAAAACCG GCACCAGCTGGGACGTGTGTCCATGAGCCAGTGCAACTGCTGCTCTGTGACCCGGGACTCCTTGTCCTATATCCTCAGCAGGCCCACCCCTGGCAAGTTCAATGACTGTCCCAGCAAACGCTTCAGCCAGACTCTCTCCTTTTGCCTTCACACAGCAG ATTGTCAGGAGTGGCTCCTGAAGTCACAAGAGATCCTGATGACTCTGGTCCAGGCCCTGGATGGATCCTGCAGTTGCGGAATCTCTGCTGCCTACTTCAAAG AGCCAAAGGCAGCCTGCCAGGACCTGGGGCTTGTGTTCACCACTCTGCTAACTGCTAAGTCAGAGGACCAGATGAGCAGCCTGCTGCTAGCCTTCAAGACCTTCCTAGAGACGCCCAGACTTGTGAGTTTTGACAGAAGGAACATCACAGCAGAAAGCTCCTGCTTCAAGGATGTTAATGTGCCAGACTTGCCTCCAG GTGTCCCATCAGAGATACCTGAAGGGACTCAAGAACCTTGTGTGCAAGTGGCCAAGCTACTCATCAATGAGGTGAACCCAGACAACCCAGGGGGTGGGGAGAATGCAGAGTACATCGAACTCTTCTACACTGGACAGACACGCTTTGACCTCCAGGGATACTGGTTGGTCCTCTACAATGGTAAAAATAGCCGGGCCTACCAGGTGTTGGACTTGTCTGGACACCACACAGATGACCTGGGTTACTTCCTGGTGGGGAGCAGCGCTGTGAGGCCGGCACCCATGATCAGGCTGCCCCCCAACACCATCCAGAATGGGGTGGACGCAGTAGCTCTCTACTACAGCAACACCAGCATCTATTCAGTGAGCATGGCTGTGACTGCAGAGGGGCTGGTGGACGCTGTAGTGTACACGTCCCGAATGCAGGAGAAGGCAGACCAGCTGGTCAAAGTGCTGGTACCAGGGCAGAGCATCCTGTATGAAAATGATTCTCACAGCACCGAGGATGAGTCTCTGAGCCGCTGCCACAGCCTGAGTGCAAAACTCCAGAGCAGCTTCCAG GTGACCACAGTGACGCCGCTGGGGGAgaatttctgcagcagctcctcagctcTGGTCCCTCCTGCTGTCCGTATCAGTGAGCTGTGCCTGGCCGGTGGCACTAACCCCTACCGCTTTGTTGAGCTGGAGGGGAAGCCTGGCACCAGCCTGGGAGGGCTCAGCCTGGTCTTCTTCTCGGGGAAGGAGGGCAAGGCACAGGCCAGCATCTCACTGAAGGGCACCATCGGAGCCACGGGGCTGTTTGTGTTTGTGCTGGACGGAGGGCACGGGCATG ATAGAACAAACCTGACTTTCAAGGACATCTCTGCTGCTAGTGAAGGCTCCAGCGCTATTGCTGTGTATAGCACCAGCTTGATTCCTTGTGGCACAAAGGCAACATCAGAGAACTTGGTGGATGCCTTGGTTTATACGTGTgagcccagcacagctggaggaCACTTGGACTTCCTCGGACCATCTTACGCTGTGCCCTGCAAGGATGACAG GCCTGTGTCCCTGAGCCGTTGCACCTGCAGCAatgccagcacagagctgcagtttGCCATCTCAGACCCTACGCCTGGTCTGCAGAACAGCTGTCCCCAAGATGCCTTCGCGGTAGACCTCCATCTCTGCTTCCTGACACCCA ACTGTTCCATGTGGACCCTGCACCACAGGAGGATGCTGGAAAGCTTGGGAAGGGTCTTGGTGAGCTCCCTAGAGGGGAAGTGCTCCTGCGGCATCTCTGAGTTCTACCTGCAAG AGCTGAACCTGACGTGTGTGGGCTCCCTAGTGAAGGTCTGGGGCCAGGTATGGGCTCgacagccagagcagcagcagtccATAGAGACTTGGCACCAGGACTTCCTGGCCAGCCCCCACCCCTTCTCTGTGGATGGAAGAGTGCTGAAAACCAGTCCCAATTGCGTTGCACCAAAAAATGCACCGTCCGTGTCACACAGCAATG
- the LOC142062812 gene encoding uncharacterized protein LOC142062812 isoform X1, whose translation MKTPAFIMRGIWLIELMVLVYIWFPKVAAQDRMKNPRDQKTEHTLLINEVNADSPGEDTSEFVELYHTSGQTARLDGYYLVFYNGNGNRAYKVLNLQGKVTNSQGLFLIGSSSVNPAIVIPKNTIQNGPDAIALYYGKGKYKEGMSVTSYGLVDALVHKTKKTDRADTLVRVLTPGRDAFLEDSTFRTMDESIERCHGADSQWIFQVAMPTPGTDNHCLLTSQLNASAVLISEVLAASSSEESEFIELQGPHSTMLRDIVLVLIDGRTKDIYFTMDVYGKTSLDGLLLIGPAESKTPVDLPFPENTTRPVLRGGPNAVALYRGNSSSFVPGKALPVTSLLDAFVYTSNEEPNPELLETLTPGRPAFKENRHQLGRVSMSQCNCCSVTRDSLSYILSRPTPGKFNDCPSKRFSQTLSFCLHTADCQEWLLKSQEILMTLVQALDGSCSCGISAAYFKEPKAACQDLGLVFTTLLTAKSEDQMSSLLLAFKTFLETPRLVSFDRRNITAESSCFKDVNVPDLPPGVPSEIPEGTQEPCVQVAKLLINEVNPDNPGGGENAEYIELFYTGQTRFDLQGYWLVLYNGKNSRAYQVLDLSGHHTDDLGYFLVGSSAVRPAPMIRLPPNTIQNGVDAVALYYSNTSIYSVSMAVTAEGLVDAVVYTSRMQEKADQLVKVLVPGQSILYENDSHSTEDESLSRCHSLSAKLQSSFQVTTVTPLGENFCSSSSALVPPAVRISELCLAGGTNPYRFVELEGKPGTSLGGLSLVFFSGKEGKAQASISLKGTIGATGLFVFVLDGGHGHGEADGTALPCGLSSNKWADRTNLTFKDISAASEGSSAIAVYSTSLIPCGTKATSENLVDALVYTCEPSTAGGHLDFLGPSYAVPCKDDRPVSLSRCTCSNASTELQFAISDPTPGLQNSCPQDAFAVDLHLCFLTPNCSMWTLHHRRMLESLGRVLVSSLEGKCSCGISEFYLQELNLTCVGSLVKVWGQVWARQPEQQQSIETWHQDFLASPHPFSVDGRVLKTSPNCVAPKNAPSVSHSNASFQGWKIALLVVGFVLLAFLLVGLAFYFIKRHPQNYTNIEMNDRGEIAADF comes from the exons ATGAAAACCCCAGCCTTCATCATGAGAGGTATCTGGCTGATTGAGTTGATGGTACTTGTGTACATCTGGTTTCCCAAGGTTGCTGCTCAGGATCGCATGAAAAACCCCAGGGACCAGAAAACAGAGCATACCCTCTTGATTAATGAAGTCAATGCTGACAGCCCAGGAGAGGACACTTCTGAGTTTGTGGAGCTCTATCACACCAGTGGTCAAACAGCCCGCTTGGATGGCTACTATCTGGTCTTCTACAATGGCAATGGAAACCGAGCCTACAAAGTTTTGAACCTCCAGGGCAAAGTTACTAACAGCCAAGGTCTCTTTCTCATTGGCTCCTCTTCTGTGAAccctgctatagtaattcctaAGAACACTATCCAGAATGGTCCTGACGCGATTGCTCTCTACTATGGAAAAGGGAAGTACAAAGAGGGCATGAGTGTCACAAGTTATGGACTAGTAGATGCCTTGGTCCATAAGACTAAGAAAACAGACAGAGCAGATACACTGGTCAGGGTACTGACCCCTGGCAGAGATGCTTTCCTGGAGGACTCCACCTTCAGGACCATGGATGAGTCAATAGAAAGGTGCCATGGGGCAGATTCTCAGTGGATCTTCCAAGTGGCCATGCCCACCCCAGGCACAGACAACCACTGCCTTCTAACTTCTCAGCTGAACGCATCTGCTGTCCTGATCAGTGAGGTCCTTGCTGCCTCTTCTTCTGAAGAGTCCGAGTTCATAGAGCTTCAGGGTCCCCACTCCACCATGCTGAGGGACATTGTTCTGGTGCTGATCGATGGTCGGACCAAAGACATTTATTTCACCATGGACGTTTATGGCAAAACCTCACTGGATGGGCTACTTCTGATCGgtccagcagaaagcaaaaccccaG TGGATCTGCCGTTCCCAGAGAACACCACCCGTCCTGTTCTCAGAGGTGGCCCCAATGCCGTTGCCCTCTACAGGggcaacagcagcagttttgtCCCGGGGAAGGCGCTGCCGGTGACTAGCCTATTGGATGCCTTCGTGTACACAAGCAACGAGGAACCAAACCCTGAGCTGCTGGAGACCCTGACCCCTGGCAGACCTGCCTTCAAGGAAAACCG GCACCAGCTGGGACGTGTGTCCATGAGCCAGTGCAACTGCTGCTCTGTGACCCGGGACTCCTTGTCCTATATCCTCAGCAGGCCCACCCCTGGCAAGTTCAATGACTGTCCCAGCAAACGCTTCAGCCAGACTCTCTCCTTTTGCCTTCACACAGCAG ATTGTCAGGAGTGGCTCCTGAAGTCACAAGAGATCCTGATGACTCTGGTCCAGGCCCTGGATGGATCCTGCAGTTGCGGAATCTCTGCTGCCTACTTCAAAG AGCCAAAGGCAGCCTGCCAGGACCTGGGGCTTGTGTTCACCACTCTGCTAACTGCTAAGTCAGAGGACCAGATGAGCAGCCTGCTGCTAGCCTTCAAGACCTTCCTAGAGACGCCCAGACTTGTGAGTTTTGACAGAAGGAACATCACAGCAGAAAGCTCCTGCTTCAAGGATGTTAATGTGCCAGACTTGCCTCCAG GTGTCCCATCAGAGATACCTGAAGGGACTCAAGAACCTTGTGTGCAAGTGGCCAAGCTACTCATCAATGAGGTGAACCCAGACAACCCAGGGGGTGGGGAGAATGCAGAGTACATCGAACTCTTCTACACTGGACAGACACGCTTTGACCTCCAGGGATACTGGTTGGTCCTCTACAATGGTAAAAATAGCCGGGCCTACCAGGTGTTGGACTTGTCTGGACACCACACAGATGACCTGGGTTACTTCCTGGTGGGGAGCAGCGCTGTGAGGCCGGCACCCATGATCAGGCTGCCCCCCAACACCATCCAGAATGGGGTGGACGCAGTAGCTCTCTACTACAGCAACACCAGCATCTATTCAGTGAGCATGGCTGTGACTGCAGAGGGGCTGGTGGACGCTGTAGTGTACACGTCCCGAATGCAGGAGAAGGCAGACCAGCTGGTCAAAGTGCTGGTACCAGGGCAGAGCATCCTGTATGAAAATGATTCTCACAGCACCGAGGATGAGTCTCTGAGCCGCTGCCACAGCCTGAGTGCAAAACTCCAGAGCAGCTTCCAG GTGACCACAGTGACGCCGCTGGGGGAgaatttctgcagcagctcctcagctcTGGTCCCTCCTGCTGTCCGTATCAGTGAGCTGTGCCTGGCCGGTGGCACTAACCCCTACCGCTTTGTTGAGCTGGAGGGGAAGCCTGGCACCAGCCTGGGAGGGCTCAGCCTGGTCTTCTTCTCGGGGAAGGAGGGCAAGGCACAGGCCAGCATCTCACTGAAGGGCACCATCGGAGCCACGGGGCTGTTTGTGTTTGTGCTGGACGGAGGGCACGGGCATGGTGAGGCTGATGGCACAGCTCTGCCGTGTGGTTTGTCTTCAAACAAGTGGGCAG ATAGAACAAACCTGACTTTCAAGGACATCTCTGCTGCTAGTGAAGGCTCCAGCGCTATTGCTGTGTATAGCACCAGCTTGATTCCTTGTGGCACAAAGGCAACATCAGAGAACTTGGTGGATGCCTTGGTTTATACGTGTgagcccagcacagctggaggaCACTTGGACTTCCTCGGACCATCTTACGCTGTGCCCTGCAAGGATGACAG GCCTGTGTCCCTGAGCCGTTGCACCTGCAGCAatgccagcacagagctgcagtttGCCATCTCAGACCCTACGCCTGGTCTGCAGAACAGCTGTCCCCAAGATGCCTTCGCGGTAGACCTCCATCTCTGCTTCCTGACACCCA ACTGTTCCATGTGGACCCTGCACCACAGGAGGATGCTGGAAAGCTTGGGAAGGGTCTTGGTGAGCTCCCTAGAGGGGAAGTGCTCCTGCGGCATCTCTGAGTTCTACCTGCAAG AGCTGAACCTGACGTGTGTGGGCTCCCTAGTGAAGGTCTGGGGCCAGGTATGGGCTCgacagccagagcagcagcagtccATAGAGACTTGGCACCAGGACTTCCTGGCCAGCCCCCACCCCTTCTCTGTGGATGGAAGAGTGCTGAAAACCAGTCCCAATTGCGTTGCACCAAAAAATGCACCGTCCGTGTCACACAGCAATG